A window of Sagittula sp. P11 genomic DNA:
GGCCGCACCCGCCCGCACCAGCTTCCAGCGCACCGCGTCCAGCAGCGCCTCGAAGGAGGCATCGACGATGTTCGCCGACACGCCCACCGTCGCCCACCGCCGGCCCGAGGAATCCTCGCTGTCGATGATGACCCGCGTCACCGCCTCCGTGCCGCCCTGCGTGATCCGCACCTTGAAGTCCACCAGCCGCATGTCGTCGATGAACTCCTGGTAGGACCCGAGGTCCTTCGCCAGCGCCTTCGACAGGGCGTTCACCGGGCCGCGGTCGTTGCCTTCCTCGTCCATGGATTCAGAGACCGACAGCTTCTTCTCGCCGTCGACCTTCACCACCACCACCGCCTCCGACAGGGACACCATGCGGTTGTACTTGTTTTTTCGCCGCTCAACCGTCACGCGGTAGCGCTTCACCTCGAAGAACTCCGGCAGGAGCCCCAGCTCTTCCCGCGCCAGCAACTCGAAGGACGCCTGCGCGGTGTCGTAGGAATAGCCCTCCGCCTCCCGCGTCTTCACCAGTTCGAGGATGCGCGCCAGCGCCGGATCGCCCGGCGCGACCTCCAGCCCGGCCTCCGCCAGCCTGCGCCGCAGGTTCGACTGCCCCGCCTGGTTCGACATCGGCACCACGCGCCGGTTGCCCACAAGGCCCGGGTCGATGTGCTCGTAGGTGGTGGGGTCCTTCAGGATCGCGCTCGCATGCAGCCCCGCCTTGTGCGCAAAGGCCGAGGCGCCGACATAGGCCACCTGCTTCAGAGGCACCCGGTTCAGCACGTCGTCGAGCATCCGGCTCACCCGCGTCAGACCCTCCAGGGCCTCCCGGCTCACCCCGGTCTCGTAACGGCTGGCATAGGGCTCCTTCAGCAGAAGCGTCGGGATCAGCGCCGTGAGGTTGGCGTTGCCGCATCGCTCGCCCAGCCCGTTCAGCGTACCCTGGATCTGCCGCGCGCCCGCCTCCACCGCCGCAAGCGACCCGGCCACCGCCGTCTCGGTGTCGTTGTGCGTGTGGATGCCCACCTGCGCCCCCGGCACGCCCGCCGCGATCACCTCTCCGACGATCCGGCCGATCTCGGCGGGCAGCGTGCCGCCGTTGGTGTCGCACAGCACGATCCAGCGCGCGCCCGCGTCCAGCGCCGCCTTCAGGCAGGACAGCGCATACGCCGGGTTCGCCTTGTAGCCGTCAAAGAAATGCTCCGCGTCGAACAGCGCCTCCCGCCCCGAGGCCACCAGATGCGCGACCGAGGCGCCGATGTTCTCAAGGTTCTCCTCCAGCGTGATCCCCAGCGCCGTGGTGACGTGGAAATCATGCGTCTTGCCCACGAGGCAGACCGCCGCCGTGCCCGCGTTCATCACCGCCGCCAGCACATCGTCGTTCTCGGCCGAACGCCCGGCCCGCTTGGTCATGCCGAAGGCCGTCAGCGTCGCCCGCGTCCGGCCCACCTCCTCGAAGAAGGCCGAATCCGTCGGGTTCGCCCCCGGCCAGCCGCCCTCGATATGATCGACGCCAAGCGCATCCAGCGCGGCGGCGATCTTCAGCTTCTCGGCGGTGGAGAACTGCACCCCCTGCGTCTGCTGGCCGTCGCGCAGCGTGGTGTCGTAAAGATAAAGCCGCTCGCGTGCCATCACCGTGCCCCCCGTTCCCGACAGGGCCGTCCCTGTGCTTCTCCGCTTTCCAAATACCTCCGGGGTCTGGGGCAGAGCCCCAGTCCGCACTCTCCGGTCGCGCCACGCATCAGACCTGCTCCAGCTTTGCCGGATCGAAATCCGGACCCGGCACCAGCTCGACGCCCGCCTTGGACATGCGCACCTCGACCCCGGCCCCGATCAGCGCCTGCTTCATTGCATCGACACCGGAGAAATCCTTGGTCTCCAACGCCGTCGCCCGCAATGCCGCCAGCCGCTCGGCCAGCCCGGACAGGTCCGCCTCCACCACGTCCCAGCCGCCCAGCTCCGGCATCAGCAATCCGAGAAGGGACGCCCCTGCCGCCAAGCCCTCCGCATCGCCCGCCGCCGACAGGCGGTGCAGGTCGGCAATCGCTCCGGCGGTGTTCAGATCGTCGGCCAAAGCGGTCAGCACGCCGGAGGGCACCTCTCCCGGCGCGACACCATCGACCTGAGCCCGCCAGCGCCGCAGATGCGCCTCGGCCTCCCGCGCCTTCTCCGCCGTCCAGTCCATCGGCTTGCGGTAGTGCGAGGAGAGCATGACGAAACGGATCACCTCTCCCGGCACACCCTGGTCCAGCAGATCCCGCACGGTAAAGAAGTTGCCCAGCGACTTGGACATCTTCTTCCCCTCGACCTGCAGCATCTCGTTGTGCATCCAGACCTTCGCGAAATCGCCCTCGGGATGCGCGCAGCACGACTGGGCGATCTCGTTCTCGTGGTGCGGGAACATCAGGTCGTTGCCGCCGCCGTGGATGTCGAAACTCGGCCCGAACAGCTCGTAGGACATGGCGGAGCATTCGATGTGCCAGCCCGGGCGCCCGCGGCCCCAGGGGCTGTCCCAGCCCGGCAGCTCGTCAGAGGACGGCTTCCACAGGACGAAGTCCATCGGGTCTTCCTTGTAGGGCGCGACCTCGACCCGGGCGCCCGCCATCATGTCGTCCACCGACCGGCCCGACAGCTTGCCGTAGGCCGCGTAGGACCGGACGCGGAACAGCACGTGGCCTTCCGCGGCATAGGCATGGCCGCTCTCGATCAGCCCCTCGATCATCGCCACCATGGGCGCGATGTATTCCGTCGCGCGCGGCATCCGGTCGGGCTCCAGCGCGCCGAGTTCACCCATGTCCTTCAGATACCAGGAGATCGTCTCTTCGGTGCGTTCGCGGATCAGCTCTTCCAGCGTGCCGTCCGCCCCCGCCTCCTTGCGCGCCAGCGCCGTCGCGTTGATCTTGTCGTCCACGTCGGTGAAGTTGCGCACGTAGGTCACGTGCTCTGCGCCGTAGACATGGCGCAGCAGCCGGTAGAGCACGTCGAACACCAGAACGGGCCGCGCGTTGCCCAGATGCGCCCGGTCGTAGACCGTCGGGCCGCAGACGTACATCCGCACGTTTTCCGGGTCGATCGGGACAAGCGCCTCCTTCGACCGGGTGCGGGTGTTCGTCAGCCTGATCTCCAGCGGGGCGGGATTCGGGTCGGCCATTGTGCGTGGTCCTCGGCGATTGCTCGCGGCGGGATTAGCAACTTCAACTCTGAGAGGGAATAGAAGACCGGCCCGCCGACGATGTCAGCGGATAATGCAAGCGATGGTAATGGCGTTGCGGTTGGTCATGCGCACCACCTATCAGCCTGCGTCCCGTCTGCCAAGCGTTTCCCGCTGCCCTCTTCACACCTTGCGGATCACCGAGAACGCATCGCCGTTGTTGCTGGGGTCTTTCCACATCATCCCGTCCAACCCCTGGAAGGTCACATGGCGCCGCTGGATCGCGTCCAGCCCGGACCATTGCTCCACGACATAGATGCCCGTCGCATCCTGGCCGTCGTAAAAGGCACCATGGTTGCCATGCGCCTTGTTCGGATACTTGCCGTATTCGAAGGTGGCGATGGCCGTGCCCCGCTCGATGAGCGCATCGTTCCCGCGCACCCGCAGCCCCTGCCGCCAGCCGGACGTCAGGCCGACGTGGGTGTAATACTGCAACAGCGTCACGCACTGATGGGTCGAGACGAGCGGTTGCCCGACAAGGTCGCGCACCTTGTTTTTCACGTAAGGTCCCTTCAGGGACAGCGCGTCCGCGAGGTAGTTCATGATCTTGTTGCGTGACGTGACCGACAGCGACTTCGACCAGGACACCAGGTGACACAGCGTGGCGTACTCGGCATCCGTCACCTGCGCGTCCAGTTTCGTGACACCGATGATCCCGTCGGCTTCGTGATTGCTGATCCTGCGGTCGTTCTGGATCGCCAGAAGGATCACGCGCTTCAGTGCGCCGTCCTGTGCAGGAGGGGGAGGAGGTGGCATGGCAATGACCTCTTGCTGAAAAATGAATGCATGTAATGCCTCGATGATCCACCAAAGGTTGTAACCTGTCAATCTCGGACCTCGGCCGGCCTGCCGCCTTCCCCCGCCCCCGCTGCGCCCCGGCCCTCAGGCGTAGGAGACCATCTCGTACTCCACCCCGTCCGGCCCGTCGAAGTAGAACCGGCGCCCAGGTTCGTAGTCGGCATGGCTGTGCGGGGTGAAGCCCATCTCGCGCACCTTCGCCTCCGTCGCGTCGAGGTCGTCCACCACCAGCCCGATGTGGTTCATCGACCCGGCGCGGCTGTAGTTGTCGTCATGAGGCACGTCGATGCGCTTCGGGCTGTAGAGCGCAAGGTAGGTCGCGTCGTCGCCCACGTGGATCGAGGTCCCGCCGTGGATCGCCGGTCCCTGCCAGCGCACCCGCCAGCCCAGAAGATCCCCCAGCAGCGCCGCCGTCGCCTCTGCATCGCTGACCGTCACGTTCACATGCTCAAGCCGTGCCATTCGGTATTCCTTTCATTCGGTTTCAACGGCTTGCATCCTAGTCGTTCAAGTCCACTTGAATTCAAGAACAAAATAACGCACGATTTCCGCACGATGAAGAGAGACGGCCTTACAATCCGCGAGATCGCCGAGCGCACCGGCCTCGCCCCCTCCGCCATTCGCCACTACGAATCGGAGGGGCTGGTCTTTCCCGCGCGCACCGCCTCCGGCCAGCGCCGGTTCCAGCGCGCCGACATCCGGCGGCTGAGCTTCGTGATGATCGCGCAGCAGCTGGGCTTCTCCCTGACCGATATCCGCGCCGACCTCGACCGCCTGCCCCGGGACCGTGCGCCCACCCGCGCCGACTGGACCCGCATCTCGCGCCGCTTTTCCCGTGTGCTGGACGCACGCATCGCCCGGTTGATCGCGCTCCGGAACAACCTCGACGGCTGCATCGGCTGCGGCTGCCTGTCCCTGCAACGCTGCGCGCTCTACAACCCCGAGGACCGCGCCGCCCGCCGCGGCCCCGGCCCGCGCCACGTCATCGACGCCGCGCTGGACGACTGACACGGCGCCTGCCATGCTCCGGCCATGAACCGCGAAACCGTCAATGCCATATGTGCCGCCCTGCCCGGCGCCGAGGTCTCCGACCCCTGGGGCGGTGGCCACGATGCGTGGAAGGTCGGCGACAAGATGTTCGCCAGCATCGGCGCCATGGGTCTGGGCGTCTCGGTCAAGACACCCTCCATCGAGGACGCGCAACTGTTGATCGAGATGGGCCGCGCACAGAAGGCCCCCTATTTCCACCGCTCCTGGGTGCTGATCGACTGGAACGCGGTGCCGGAGGACGAACTGCGCGACCGGATCCGGACCTCCTACGATTTGATCTTCTCGAAACTGCCGAAGAAGACCCGCGCCGCGATCTCGTCCGCCTGACACAAGCGTCGCAGCCCGCCACCGCCCACAGACCCCCAGCCACCAACAGGCCGCCCACATGACCCAGACCTTCCTGCGCATCACCACGGACATAGAGGGCGAGCACGACGCCCCGCCCGCCGAGAAGGTGATCTCCGGCACACCGGAATTCACCACTTGGAACGTGGAGGACCGCGACGGCCTTTATTGCGGCACCTGGCGCGCGACGCCCGGCAAGTGGCAGGTCAGCTACGACGAATGGGAATACTGCCGCATCCTCGACGGCCATTCGATCCTCACCGAGGACGGCGGCGACAGCTTCGAAGTGCGGGCGGGCGACAGCTTCATCCTGCGCCCGGGCTTCCGGGGAACCTGGGAAGTGGTGGAGACGACGACCAAGGAATACGTCATCCGCCTCTGACGCGCACAGCCCCCGCAGGAACGTCATGCCGCCGGGCGGGTTGGCGGGCGTGCTGCACGTCAGCAACAGTCCCGCCCCGCCAACAGCCTCAGTTGTCCCGCTGCGCCTCCAGCGCGCGATAGGCCGCCACGTTGCGGTTGTGCTCGTCCAGCGTCTCCGCAAACACGTGGCCGTCCGCCGGGTCCAGCGTCTTCGCGACGAAGTAGACGTAGTCGGAAGACGACGGGTTCAGCGCCGCCTCGATGGAGGCGCGGCCCGGGTTGGCGATGGGGGTCGGCGGCAGACCGTCGATCACATAGGTGTTCCACGGCGTGCTTTCTCGCAGTTCCGACTGCCGCAGCCCGCGCCCGAGGATACCCTTGCCCTCGGTCACGCCGTAGATGACGGTCGGGTCGGTCTGCAGGCGGATGCCCTTCTCCAGACGATTCACGAAGACCGAGGCCACCAGCCCGCGTTCCTCCGCGTTGCCGGTCTCCTTCTCGATGATCGAGGCGAGGATCAGCGCCTCCTCCGGGCTGTTCAGCGGCAGGCCTTCCTCGCGGTTCGACCATTCCTCAGCAAGGATCAGCTCCTGCGCCTGGCGCATCCGTTCGATCACGCTCGCGCGGGTGTCTCCGACGCCGATCTCGTAGCTGTCGGGGGCAAGGCTGCCCTCTTCCGGCACCTCAACCTCGCCTTCCAGCACGTCGATCTCGCCCAGTTCCTGCACCACCTGCCAGCTCGTCACGCCCTCGGCCAACGCCACGCGATACCGCGTGTCGTTCGCCTGCCGCACCTGGGTGTATTCCTCCGGCACCTCTTCCTCGGCCGGGTCAAAGCTCGCCTGCGTCTCGTAGCGGCCGGTGTTCGGGTCGATGGCCCGCACCTGCACCGTCGCCCGGTTGATGCCGATGCGATAGACCACTTCCGTCCCGCAGGTCGAAGCACCGCCGCGGGTGATGATCTCGGTGATCTCGGACATCGAGGCGCGCTCGGGCACCAGGTAGCTCCCGGCCTTCAGCTCCTGCGTCTTGTCACCGTATTCGGCACCAAGGCGGAACATCATCGCGCTCTTCACCGCGCCCTGCTCGGCCAGGTTGTCCGAAACACGGGACATGTTGGTGCCGCGCGGCACCTCGAGGCAGATCGGCGCGCTCAGCGGCCCCTCTGCCGAATACTCCGCCTGCGCCCAAAGCAGCAGGCCCCCAAAGAGAAATGTCGCGACAACCAGAAGGGTCAGCGCGTTCGAGGCGATACTGCGCCACATGATATTGCCCCTATCTTGCCCTTTGTTCCGCCCCTCGTCCGGGGGCTTGTGCTCACCTCGTTCAGGCGCGCCCGATCCTTCGCGCGCGCCCTGATCCCCGGCCCGGCTGGCTCAATCCAGCTTGCCGAAGATCACACTGGCATTGGTGCCGCCGAAACCAAAGCTGTTCGACAGCGCATAGGCGATCCGCCGCTCGCGCTTGGCGTTGGGCACCAGGTCCACGGGCGTCTCGACCGCCGGATTGTCGAGGTTGATGGTCGGCGGCGCCACCTGGTCGCGGATCGCGAGGATCGAGAAGATCGCCTCGATCGCGCCCGCCGCGCCAAGCAGGTGGCCGGTCATCGACTTGGTCGAGGACATCGTCACCTTGGACGCATGGTCGCCAAGCAGACGCTCCACCGCGCCCAGCTCGATGGTGTCCGCCATGGTCGAGGTGCCATGCGCGTTGATGTAGTCGAGATCCGCAGGCGTCAGGCCCGCGTCCTTCAGCGCCGCGCGCATCGACCGCTCGCCGCCCTCGCCGGTCTCGGAGGGGGCGGTGATGTGGTAGGCGTCGCCGGTCAGGCCGTAGC
This region includes:
- the cimA gene encoding citramalate synthase, yielding MARERLYLYDTTLRDGQQTQGVQFSTAEKLKIAAALDALGVDHIEGGWPGANPTDSAFFEEVGRTRATLTAFGMTKRAGRSAENDDVLAAVMNAGTAAVCLVGKTHDFHVTTALGITLEENLENIGASVAHLVASGREALFDAEHFFDGYKANPAYALSCLKAALDAGARWIVLCDTNGGTLPAEIGRIVGEVIAAGVPGAQVGIHTHNDTETAVAGSLAAVEAGARQIQGTLNGLGERCGNANLTALIPTLLLKEPYASRYETGVSREALEGLTRVSRMLDDVLNRVPLKQVAYVGASAFAHKAGLHASAILKDPTTYEHIDPGLVGNRRVVPMSNQAGQSNLRRRLAEAGLEVAPGDPALARILELVKTREAEGYSYDTAQASFELLAREELGLLPEFFEVKRYRVTVERRKNKYNRMVSLSEAVVVVKVDGEKKLSVSESMDEEGNDRGPVNALSKALAKDLGSYQEFIDDMRLVDFKVRITQGGTEAVTRVIIDSEDSSGRRWATVGVSANIVDASFEALLDAVRWKLVRAGAA
- a CDS encoding cupin domain-containing protein; translation: MTQTFLRITTDIEGEHDAPPAEKVISGTPEFTTWNVEDRDGLYCGTWRATPGKWQVSYDEWEYCRILDGHSILTEDGGDSFEVRAGDSFILRPGFRGTWEVVETTTKEYVIRL
- the cysS gene encoding cysteine--tRNA ligase; its protein translation is MADPNPAPLEIRLTNTRTRSKEALVPIDPENVRMYVCGPTVYDRAHLGNARPVLVFDVLYRLLRHVYGAEHVTYVRNFTDVDDKINATALARKEAGADGTLEELIRERTEETISWYLKDMGELGALEPDRMPRATEYIAPMVAMIEGLIESGHAYAAEGHVLFRVRSYAAYGKLSGRSVDDMMAGARVEVAPYKEDPMDFVLWKPSSDELPGWDSPWGRGRPGWHIECSAMSYELFGPSFDIHGGGNDLMFPHHENEIAQSCCAHPEGDFAKVWMHNEMLQVEGKKMSKSLGNFFTVRDLLDQGVPGEVIRFVMLSSHYRKPMDWTAEKAREAEAHLRRWRAQVDGVAPGEVPSGVLTALADDLNTAGAIADLHRLSAAGDAEGLAAGASLLGLLMPELGGWDVVEADLSGLAERLAALRATALETKDFSGVDAMKQALIGAGVEVRMSKAGVELVPGPDFDPAKLEQV
- a CDS encoding BPSL0067 family protein, whose protein sequence is MPPPPPPAQDGALKRVILLAIQNDRRISNHEADGIIGVTKLDAQVTDAEYATLCHLVSWSKSLSVTSRNKIMNYLADALSLKGPYVKNKVRDLVGQPLVSTHQCVTLLQYYTHVGLTSGWRQGLRVRGNDALIERGTAIATFEYGKYPNKAHGNHGAFYDGQDATGIYVVEQWSGLDAIQRRHVTFQGLDGMMWKDPSNNGDAFSVIRKV
- the mltG gene encoding endolytic transglycosylase MltG, with the protein product MWRSIASNALTLLVVATFLFGGLLLWAQAEYSAEGPLSAPICLEVPRGTNMSRVSDNLAEQGAVKSAMMFRLGAEYGDKTQELKAGSYLVPERASMSEITEIITRGGASTCGTEVVYRIGINRATVQVRAIDPNTGRYETQASFDPAEEEVPEEYTQVRQANDTRYRVALAEGVTSWQVVQELGEIDVLEGEVEVPEEGSLAPDSYEIGVGDTRASVIERMRQAQELILAEEWSNREEGLPLNSPEEALILASIIEKETGNAEERGLVASVFVNRLEKGIRLQTDPTVIYGVTEGKGILGRGLRQSELRESTPWNTYVIDGLPPTPIANPGRASIEAALNPSSSDYVYFVAKTLDPADGHVFAETLDEHNRNVAAYRALEAQRDN
- the soxR gene encoding redox-sensitive transcriptional activator SoxR yields the protein MKRDGLTIREIAERTGLAPSAIRHYESEGLVFPARTASGQRRFQRADIRRLSFVMIAQQLGFSLTDIRADLDRLPRDRAPTRADWTRISRRFSRVLDARIARLIALRNNLDGCIGCGCLSLQRCALYNPEDRAARRGPGPRHVIDAALDD
- a CDS encoding VOC family protein, with product MARLEHVNVTVSDAEATAALLGDLLGWRVRWQGPAIHGGTSIHVGDDATYLALYSPKRIDVPHDDNYSRAGSMNHIGLVVDDLDATEAKVREMGFTPHSHADYEPGRRFYFDGPDGVEYEMVSYA
- a CDS encoding MmcQ/YjbR family DNA-binding protein, producing the protein MNRETVNAICAALPGAEVSDPWGGGHDAWKVGDKMFASIGAMGLGVSVKTPSIEDAQLLIEMGRAQKAPYFHRSWVLIDWNAVPEDELRDRIRTSYDLIFSKLPKKTRAAISSA